Proteins from a genomic interval of Pseudomonas paeninsulae:
- a CDS encoding RNA polymerase factor sigma-54, producing the protein MKPSLVLRMGQQLTMTPQLQQAIRLLQLSTLDLQQEIQEALESNPMLEREEDGDDFDNANPLADGAENPAPAPQQEESYQDNNHQETPQTVDNLEEGEWNERIPNELPVDTAWEDVYQTSASSLPSNDDDEWDFTTRTSAGESLQSHLLWQLNLAPMSDKDRLIGVTLIDCINYQGYLEESLEEVVAAFDPDLDIELDEVEAVLHRIQQFEPAGIAARDLRECLLLQLRQLPAKTPWLTETQRLANDYLDLLGSRDYSQLMRRMKLKEDELRQVIELIQSLNPRPGSQIESSEPEYVVPDVIVRKHNERWLVELNQEAMPRLRVNAQYAGFVKRADSSADNTFMRNQLQEARWFIKSLQSRNETLMKVATQIVEHQRGFLDYGDEAMKPLVLHDIAEAVGMHESTISRVTTQKFMHTPRGIYELKYFFSSHVSTSEGGECSSTAIRAIIKKLVAAENAKKPLSDSKIAGLLEAQGIQVARRTVAKYRESLGIAPSSERKRLM; encoded by the coding sequence ATGAAACCATCGCTAGTCCTGAGAATGGGCCAGCAGCTGACGATGACCCCGCAGCTGCAACAGGCTATTCGCCTACTCCAATTGTCTACCCTAGATCTGCAGCAAGAGATCCAGGAGGCCCTGGAGTCCAACCCGATGCTCGAGCGCGAAGAAGACGGTGACGACTTCGACAACGCGAACCCCTTGGCCGACGGCGCCGAAAACCCGGCGCCCGCCCCTCAGCAGGAAGAGTCCTACCAGGACAACAACCACCAGGAAACCCCACAGACCGTGGACAACCTGGAAGAGGGCGAATGGAACGAACGTATCCCCAACGAGCTGCCGGTCGACACCGCGTGGGAAGACGTCTATCAGACCAGCGCCAGCAGCCTGCCGAGCAACGACGATGACGAGTGGGACTTCACTACTCGCACTTCGGCTGGCGAAAGCCTGCAGAGTCACCTGCTCTGGCAGCTCAATCTGGCGCCGATGTCCGACAAGGATCGGCTGATCGGGGTCACCCTGATCGACTGCATCAACTATCAGGGGTACCTGGAAGAAAGCCTCGAGGAAGTCGTCGCAGCCTTCGACCCGGACCTGGACATCGAGCTCGACGAAGTGGAAGCCGTACTGCACCGCATCCAGCAGTTCGAGCCAGCCGGCATTGCCGCCCGCGACCTGCGCGAGTGCCTGCTCCTGCAACTGCGCCAGCTTCCAGCCAAGACACCCTGGCTGACCGAGACTCAACGCCTGGCCAACGACTACCTCGACCTGCTCGGCAGTCGTGACTACAGCCAGCTGATGCGCCGCATGAAGCTCAAGGAAGACGAGCTGCGCCAGGTCATCGAACTGATCCAGAGCCTCAATCCGCGCCCCGGCTCGCAGATCGAGTCGAGTGAGCCAGAATACGTGGTGCCTGACGTCATCGTGCGCAAGCACAACGAACGCTGGCTGGTAGAACTGAACCAGGAAGCCATGCCGCGCCTGCGGGTCAATGCGCAATACGCCGGTTTCGTCAAACGCGCCGACTCCAGCGCCGACAACACCTTCATGCGCAACCAGCTGCAGGAAGCGCGCTGGTTCATCAAGAGCCTGCAGAGTCGCAACGAAACCCTGATGAAGGTCGCCACCCAGATCGTCGAGCACCAGCGCGGCTTTCTCGACTACGGCGACGAGGCGATGAAGCCACTGGTCCTGCACGACATCGCCGAGGCGGTGGGCATGCATGAGTCGACCATTTCGCGGGTCACCACGCAAAAATTCATGCACACCCCACGTGGTATTTATGAGCTGAAATATTTCTTCTCCAGCCACGTCAGCACCTCCGAAGGCGGCGAATGCTCGTCGACGGCGATCCGCGCCATCATCAAAAAACTGGTCGCCGCGGAAAATGCAAAAAAGCCGTTGAGTGACAGCAAGATCGCTGGTTTACTGGAGGCACAGGGCATACAAGTAGCCCGCCGCACAGTCGCAAAATACCGTGAATCGCTTGGTATAGCGCCTTCTAGCGAGCGTAAGCGATTGATGTAA